The DNA window TTCGGCCCAAGGCTGGAACACCCCCAAGGACATGAAGAGCAACCGCAGTGTCGAATACGACACGCCGGACGGCACTTACGCGCGGTTCCTAGAGACCGAGATCCTGCCCGAGGTTTCGAAGTCGGTGAAGCTTTCCGACGATCCTTCAAAACACGCGATCTGCGGCAACAGCTCCGGCGGAATCTGCGCCTTCACCGCTGCCTGGGAACGTCCCGACCTGTTCCGCAAGGTGGTGAGCCACATCGGCAGCTTCACCAACATCCGTGGCGGCTATCACTACCCCTACCTGATTCGGAAAACCGAGAAGAAGCCGTTGAAGATCTTCCTGCAGGATGGCTCGGGTGATCTCGACAACGCGCACGGCAACTGGTGGCTGGCCAACCAGCAGATGGCCGCCGCCCTGAAGTTCGCCGAGTGGGACTACAAGACCGTCTGGGGCGAAGGCGGCCACAGCGGCGCGCACGGCGGGTCGATCTTCCCCGACACGCTGCGCTGGCTATGGCGTGATTGAGGCCTTACTCGGACGACTCTTCTCGGGTCGCCGCATCCTCGATCTTCTCGCCCACCTTCTTGAGGAACTTGCCGGTGGCGTCCGCGGCCTTTTTCACGCCTTCCTCGGTCTTCTCACCTGCAGTATGAAGGGCCTCCTCGGTTTTCTCGGCGGCGGTTCCGACTCCGTCGGCGGTCTTCTCGCCCGCCGTCTGAAGCCCGCGTCCGGTCGCCTCGATCGCCCGATCCAGACGCTCGCCAGGTGTCGGGCGTGACTCGACCACCTCCCCATCGGCCACAGGCGCCTCCAGCATGGGAGTCGGCTCAGCCTCCACAGGAGGCATCTCGGCCGTCTCCTCCTCGGGAACGATCGTCGCCTTCGGCGCTTCCTCCTTCTCGCAGCCAACCGCAAGCAAAGCCACGAACAAAGCGGACGGGAAATATGCCTTCATGATGCGAAAGCATCGCCACTTTTCGCCAAAGCGCCATCGAAAACGGCTCCGGGAGCCGCTCAGTAGACGTCGCGCTGGTAGCGTTTGTCCTTTTTGAGCTGCTTGACGAACTCGGCAGCCGCTTCCGCATCCATGCCACCGTGCTTCTCCGCAATCTCGTGCAGGGCCGCATCGACATCCTTCGCCATCCGCGACGCATCACCGCAGACGTAGAAGGCGGCACCCTCCCCAAGCCACTTCCAGAGCTCGGCGCCGTTTTCGGTCATCAGGTTCTGCACGTAGACCTTCTGCTTCTGGTCGCGAGACCAGGCGAGATCGAGACGCTGCAGCGTTCCGTCCTCCTTGAAGGCGGTGAGTTCGTCTTCGTAGAGGAAGTCAGTCGACTGGTGCGGGTTGCCGAAGAACAGCCAGTTCGCGCCCTTCGCCCCACTGATCTTGCGTTCTTCGAGAAACGCACGGAAGGGAGCGATACCGGTTCCGGGTCCCACCATGATCAGCGGCGTGTCGCCGCTCTCGGGCAAACGGAACGCTTTGTTGCTGTGAACGAACACACCGGGCGTGGTGCCGTCGGAACGATCGGAAAGGAAGGTGGAACAGATTCCGCCACGCTTTCTACCATGACTCTCGTAGCGTACGATCCCGACGCAGAGATGAACCTCACCCGGGTGGGCATTCGGACTTGAAGCGATCGAGTAAAGACGCGGCTGCAGCTTCTTCAGGATGCCGACGAAGTCCTCGCCATCGGCGAAGTCGGCCGGATGATCGACGACCAGATCGATCAGGTCGCGACCCCACGAGAAGTCCTCGAAAGCCTTCTTGTCGTCAGCCTCGACCAGCGAGCGAAGGAACGGCGAACCGCTGCGCTCCTGCCATTTCTGGATGAGCGACTTGTTGATCGTACCTATGTCGTAGGAATAGATCAGCGCATCACGGAGTGGACCTTCGGTGCCGTCAGGCAGAGGCACTTCGGTGTCCGTCTTGAACGGCAGATTCGCGAGAATCTCGTCGACCACTTCGGGCGGGTTGGCCGGGACCACGCCGAGCGCGTCACCGACCTCGTAGACGAGTTCGGAACCCTCGAGGGAGAGCTCGACGTGATGGGTCTCCTTGGCCCCGCCGGTATTGAGGTTGAAATTGTTGAGGATCGTCGACGGGAACGGGCGCTTCTTCGAGTAGCCTTCCTCTTGCTGGTCGAGAGCCGACACCGCACCCGGCACCACCTCGAACTCCGGAGAAAGGACTCCGATCACCCCCTCCGACCAAGCCTTGAATTCGTCGTCGAAGTCGACATCGCAGTCGACCCGGTCCTGGATCTTGCTCGCTCCCAAGGCGGCGAGGCGCTGGTCGAAATCGATACCGCACTTGCAGAAGTCCGGATAGCTCGTGTCACCGAGCGCCAGCACCGAGTACGAGACATCCCCGAGTTGCGGGGCGGCGTCGCTGAGAATCCACTCGTAGAGGTCCGCCGCATTATCAGGGGGCTCTCCATCACCGTAGGTCGACGTGATGATGAGCAGGTTCTTTTCCTTCGGGAGCCGCTCGCGGTCGTACTCCGCCATATCGAAGATCTCGGGCTCGAAATTGCCCTTCTTCATCCGCTTGCCCAGCTTGCGGGCAAGCCCTTCGGCATTGCCGGTCTGGGAACCCCACAGGATGGTCACCGGCACTGCGGGACCGGTCGGGGCACTCGGGATGGCAACTCCGGCGAGGGCCTTGCTGAGGAAGTCCTCAAGCCAGGCACGTTGCTCGGGTGTGAACGGTGCGTCGTCGGGAAGTCGGATCATGTCAGGAAATCAACCGGCGTCCGGGGCCGCGGAACATGCGACCTCGCCGGTAGGGGTTCAAGCCCCTTTCATGCCAACGGGAGTCCGCATGGAGGGGCGTGTGGGGCATGGGCGGGAGAGCCGGAAACATGCCAATATCAGCAGGAAAGGAGTTCAAGGAATCGCGGCAGGATCTTGCGGTACAAGGAGTTCTTGCCACCGCGGGAAAGCTGCTCACCGACGAGTTCGACCGAACCGTCAGGATCCACCGGTGCCGGAGATTCGGAGCGGTGTCCTCCGCATTCGAGACGGCGGAGAAGATGGCTGCTGCCGGGATCGCGGACGACATCGATACGAACCTCACCGGCCTCAATTTCGAGCCTTCCGAGCGGCGGACCGTCGGCATCGGGCACCAAAGTGGCCGTGATCGCCTGGCCCGTGGCCGACTCAAACGAGAAACTCTCCCCATTCCCGCCCCGGCGGGAGTCCGCCAGATGCAGCTCAAGCCCGTCGCGCCAACCCGCTTGAACCGCGAGCCAGGCCAGAAGCTGCAGGGCGGTCAACCGATGGTCCGGGTGATGGACGATTCTCACCGATTGGATCGCCCCGGCCGACTCGGAAGCCACCGGGTCGTCGAACAGCGCCGCGACCGAAACACGGAACTGGTAGCAGCGGGTCCACGACAGGTCCTGCACAACCAGTCGGTTCGACGTCTCGCTTGCCTCGAGGATCCGGCTGAAGGAATCGAGTGGATCCTTCCACGACGAGCTATCGAAGACGAATCGGTCGACGAGACTGTAGAAGCGCTCGCTGAAAATCGGGCTGAGCTCCCCCTGCCACCAAAGAATCAGCGGCAGATCGGAATTCAGGTGAGCGAAAACGGTGTTCCGGAGCCGGCCCGTCGCCCGACCGGTGAGCGCGAAAGCGATTTGCTCGCAGCAAACCGACTTCTGACCGTGGCTGAGATGGCAATGCGCCGTGATCCACGCCCGGATCGAGGCCTCCTCGGCCTCACGGTCGATACCGATCAGGATCGCCCGGCAGGCATGCTCGCGAGTCAGCTCACGGACGGCTGCCGAATTTCGAACCAGCGCGTCGGGCTCCTCGGAGTAGACGGCGAGATTGATCAGTGAGGCGTTGGTCCGCGCATCGTCCTCCTCCCACAGTTGGTGCAGTTCCCGATCGATCGAGCCGATCGGGACTTCGCGACCCAGTTCGGGATGCATGGAAAGGGTTTCGCTCATCGTCGCTGCAAGGGATCAGAGTCTGCGCCAGGAATGACCGTCGGCCGTGAGAAGATCGTCGGCCTCCTTCGGCCCCCACGTGCCGGCAACAAACTCGGCCATCGGAGGCGGGGAATCGCTTTCGTGCCACGCACGCTCGATGTGGTCGATGAAACGCCATGCCTCCTCAACCTCATCCCGCCGCGCGAACAGGGTCGCGTCGCCCGCCATCGCGTCGAGCAACAGCCGCTCGTAGGCTTCCGGGCTGCCTTTGCCGAAGCTCGTCGCGTAGTGGAAATCCATCTTCACCGGTTCGAGACGCAGGCTGGTGCCCGGGATCTTGGAAACCATGCGCAGCGAAATTCCCTCGTCCGGCTGGATCCGGATCACCAGCACGTTACCACCGGGCACACCACCCGGAAGCGCGCTGAAGAGAACGCAGGGCGGCGCCTTGAAATGCACCGAGATCTCGGTCGCCTTCTTCGGCAGACGCTTGCCCATGCGGATGTAGAACGGCACGCCGCTCCAACGCCACGTGTCGATCATCAGACGCAGCGCGACATACGCCTCGGTCTGGCTCTCGGGATCCACGCGGTCTTCCTCGCAGTAGCCGGGAACGCTCACCCCATCGACATGGCCGGCGGTGTATTGGGCACGCACGACATTCTCCGCGACCTTCTTGGCGGTGTCCCACTGACGCAGCGAGCGGATCACCTTCACCTTCTCGTCCCGCACACCGTCCGCGCTGAGGTCGGTCGGCGGCTCCATCGCCACGAGACTGAGAAGCTGCAACAGGTGGTTCTGCACCATGTCCCGCAACGCACCGGACTTGTCGTAGTAACCTCCCCGTCCGCCTTCCATGCCGAGATTCTCTGAGCAGGTGATCTGGATCTGGTCGATGTAGCGGCTGTTCCAGAGCGGCTCGAAGATCGCGTTGGCAAACCGGAGCACCATCAGGTTCTGCGCCGTTTCCTTCCCGAGGTAATGGTCGATCCGGTAGGTGTCCTTTTCCTCGAAGGTCCGGTTGACCACCTGGTTGAGGTGCTGCGCCGTCGCGAGATCGGTACCGAACGGCTTCTCCACGATCACCCGCGACCAGCAACCTTCGGCCGACTCGTTGAGACCCGCCTGTTTCAGGTGTTCGAGGATGTCATCGAAGAACTCGGGAGCACTGGCGATGTAGAACAGGCGGTTGCCCTTGCCTCCGCGATCCCGATCGATCTCGTCGAGGCGCTCGGCAAGACGCCGGTAACCATCGTCATCGGTGAACTCGCTCTTGTGATAATGAATGCTTTCGACGAAGCGGTCCCAGATCTCGTCGTCGTGGCCGGAGCGCGACACCTTGCGGTTGAGTTCCTCGAGTCCGGCACGGAATTCGGCATCGCTTTTGTCGCGACGCGCGAAGCCGACGATCTTCACACCGGGAGGCAGTTCGCCGTCCACCGCGAGGTTGTAGAGTGCCGGAACCAGCTTGCGGTGCGTCAGGTCGCCGGTGGCGCCGAAAATAACCACCGTGCAGGGCTGGGGACGGTTTCGTGAAACGAGATCTTCGCGGAAGGGATTGCTCATGGACGGGCAGGCGGTTTCGCTCATCTTGCAGCTCTGGAAAAGCCAAATGGCAATGAATTCCCGTCACGCAAGCCATGAACGCGAAAACGCCCGGGGTTTCCCCCGGGCGCCGTCGAAAAAATGTCCTCCGGATCAGCGCGAGTAGAGCTCGACGATGAGCTGCTCGTTGACCAGCGGATCGATGTCGGAACGCTCGGGGACGCGCTCGACGATGCCTTCCATCGTCTCGCGATCGAGAGTGAGCCAGTCAACCAGCGGAACCGACTGGGTCAGGTCCATCATGCGCAGCGCGAGCTGCTGGGCCGACGGCTTCGAGCCGATCTTGATCTTGTCACCGGGCTTCACCTGATAGCTGGCAACGTCGACCTTGGTGCCGTTCACGAGAACGTGGCCGTGATTGACGAGCTGGCGCGCGGCGGCGCGGGTGTTGCCGAAGCCGAGGCGGTAGCAAACGTTGTCGAGGCGCTGCTCGAGAAGCTGGAGCAGGATCTCACCGGTAACACCCCGGCGACGTGCGGCCTCTTCGTAATAACCGCGGAACTGCTTTTCGAGAACGCCGTATTGGAAGCGGAGCTTTTGCTTCTCGCCAAGCGCGATCGAGTAATCGCTCTTCTTTTTCCGGCCGGCACGGAGACCGTGCTGCCCGGGCGGGAAGTTGCGGCGTTCGAGGGCCTTCGAGGAACCGAAGAGAGCGACGCCAAAGCGGCGGCTGATCTTCGCGCGGGGTCCGGTGTAACGAGCCATGATTCAGTAAAGTGTGGGGAAATTAAACGCGGCGGGCCTTCTTCGGACGGCAACCGTTGTGCGGGATCGGGGTGACGTCGCGGATGCCGGTGACATCGACGCCGAGTGCTTGGACGGCACGAACGGCCGACTCACGGCCCGAACCCGGACCCTTGACGCGGACTTCAGCCTCCTTGAGGCCGTGGCCCATCGCCTGGCGGCAGGCGTCTTGCGAAACCACCTGGGCGGCGTAGGCCGTGCTCTTGCGCGAACCCTTGAAGCCCATCTTGCCGGCGCTCGACCAGCCGATGGTGTTGCCGCTGGCGTCGGTGACGCTGACGATCGTGTTGTTGAAGGTGGCCGTCACGTGGACGATGCCCTTCGAGATGTTCTTCGATCCCTTGGCCTTGTGGATCTTGATCTGACCCTCTTCGGCGCCGGCGATCTCGGCGAAAATGTCGCGCTTCTCCTCCTTCTTCGGAGCGCCGCCATCCTCAGGCTTTGCTTCCTCGCCCTTGGCTTCGGCAGCAGGTGCCGCGGGAGTCTCCTCGGTCTTCGGGGTCTCCGCCTTCGGGGCGGCAGCCGCTTCCTCCGAACCAGTGTCAGGAGCTTCGTTCTTGGTTTCTTCGTCAGCCATCGTCGGTGAATGCTAGAATCTCAGTGTCGCCCTTACTTCTTCACGCCCACGGTCTTCCGCTTGCCCTTCCGGGTGCGGGCGTTGGTGCGGGTGCGCTGGCCACGGACCGGAAGGCCTCGCTTGTGGCGGATGCCGCGCACGCAGTTGATCGAGGTCAGGCGCTTGAGCTGGGCCTGCTTCTCACGGCGGAGGTCGCCCTCGATGATGATCCCCTCGCTCTGGATCACGGTGCCGATCTTTACCAACTGGTCCTCGGACAGCTGTCCGGTCCGGAGGTTGGGGTCGATGCCTGCGTGTTCAAGAATGCGCGACGCGGTGGTTGTTCCGATACCGTAGATGTAACGGAGCGACGCCTCGATGCGCTTTTCGTTGGGGATTTCGATGCCGAAAATTCGTGCCATGGGACTCGTTGGTGAGCGGATGCCGCCACGCGGCGGATGGCGACGACAGGTCGCGCACCGGTGCGGAGCGGGCGGGCTGTTTAGCAGAGGATTGGGGGCTGACAAGCGGGAAATCGAAATTTTCCGACCGATTTCCCCGCCATCCCGAGGAGTGTTTCAGAGTGCTCGAATGCGAAGCGATCGAAACCAAACTTCCCCGCCATGATCCTGAAGCAGGATCTTGCCCGGTCCCGGTTCCCCATATCCCTCGATTTTCGCGAACTTGCTCGACTTCTTCGCCGCCGCCCAAGCTTCCGATCCGACCTCGGCCGCCACAACGAGTTTCCCGTTGAGCCAGTGCTCCAGTTTCTTGCCCGAGACCACGATCTTGGACCGGTTCCACTCCCCCACCGGCGCGAGTGCTTTCGACTCACTCGCCGGAAACATCACATACATCGCGCTGGCCGAGGTCTTCGGGTTCTTGCCGTTGGAGTGCTTCGCATCGTCGAGGATCTGGTATTCCGGACCGATCCACCCGGCGGGCGTCTTGCGGACCCGGTATTTCAGTCCGCTGTTCACTCCGGGTGACACGCGCCACTCGAACTCCAACTCGAAATCGTCGAACTCCTCGGCGGAGATCAGGTCGCCGGACTTGGCGGCACGGTGGATGCTACCGTCGACCACTTCCCACCCCTTGCCGGGCTTGCCGCCATTGGAGGAGGTCCAGCCCTCAAGGGTCTTGCCATCGAACAAGGACACCCACTTGCTTTCCTCGGCCGTAGCCACCGAAACCAACGCCATCGCAACCAGCAAACGAATCAACATGCCGCACCTTCACCGCACCCCGTCCGGGTGGCAAGTCCGGCGAAGATTCTCATGACTCGACAAAACGAAGCCCGACCCTAGCGTCGCTTTGAAGCCGAATTCCCCATATCCATGGACGACACCCTGACCGATTCGCCCGCGCCCGAACCCGTGCCCACCCCTACTTCCGATCCGGCGCCTGCACCGGCTCCCGAACCGGCACCCGCCTCCTCCGAATTCCAGCTCCCTCCCGACGACGTCGCGGCGATCGATGATCTCGGCAAGACCTACGCGGCTTTCAAGGCGGAGCTCTCCAAGGCGATCATCGGCCAGGAAGACGTGATCGAGAAACTCGCGATCTGTCTCTTCGCCCGCGGTCACGCGCTGCTGATGGGTGTGCCGGGACTGGCGAAGACCCTCTTGGTTTCATCCGTCGCCCAGACTTTCGATCTCAGCTTCAACCGCATCCAGTTCACGCCCGACCTGATGCCCGCCGACATCACCGGCACCGACATCATTCAGGAAAGCGGCGTCGGCGGCCGACGCGAGTTCGAATTCGTGAAAGGCCCGGTCTTCGCCAACATCGTTCTGGCGGACGAGATCAACCGCGCTCCCGCCAAAACCCAGTCGGCGATGCTTGAGGCGATGCAGGAGCTCAAGGTGACCGTTCTCGGTCACACCTACGACCTGCAACCTCCGTTCTTCGTCCTCGCGACCCAGAACCCGGTCGAACAGGAAGGCACCTATCCCCTTCCCGAAGCGCAGCTCGACCGCTTCATGTTCCTGATCGAGGTCGACTATCCGGACGCCGAGGAGGAAAAGCAGATCGCCCGCGCCACGACCGGCAGCGCCCGTCCGGAGCTCAACCATCTTCTCGATGGCCAGAAAGTCATGGCCTACCAGTCGCTCGTGCGTCGCGTTCCGGTCCCGGAACACCTCTACGACTACGCCGTGGCGATCGTGCGCAAGACACGCCCCGCACTGACCGAAGCCCCCGACTGGATCCGCGACTACGTCGCATGGGGCGCAGGCCCCCGTGCCGTCCAATACCTGATCCTCGGAGCCAAGGCCCGCGCGGCGCTCCACGGCAACTACATGGCCAGCCTCGAGGACATCGAGGCCGTCGCCGCATCCGTCCTCGGCCACCGGGTCATCACCAACTTCGCCGCCGAATCCCAAGGCATGAGTTCGAAGAAGGTCGTCGAGCGCCTGATCAAGGAGATGGCGGAAAGTTGAGTCGCTCCGGAGCGGGCGATGCCGCCCGTCCACCGGCGTTTCCGACGACTGACGACCCATGAGCTACGAGTTCCTCGACCACGACCTGCTGACCCGCCTCGGCGCGCTGCCGGTCGAGAGTCGCATGCCGATGATCGGCAACGTGGCGGGCAAGCACCGCTCGCCGAACCGTGGCTCGTCGGTCGAGTTCGCGGAGTATCGGAAATACGTCCCGGGCGATGATACACGCCGGCTCGACTGGAAGGCCTTCGCGCGTTCCGACCGGTTTTACATCAAGGAGTTCGAGGCCGATACCAACCTCCGTGCCTACTTCGTCGTCGACGCATCCGGCTCGATGGCCTTTTCCGGCCACGGTGAGTCGAAGGTCGAATACGCCCGCCGCATCGCCGCTTCGCTCGCCTATCTGCTGGTCAACCAAGGCGACGCCGCCGGCCTTTCGCTCTGCACGGAGAAGCTCCATTTGGAAGTCCCGCCCAGCAGGCGGGCGGCGCACCTACAACGGATCTTCGAGACCCTCAAGAACCTCGAACCCGAGGGCGAGACCGGCCTGGTCCCCGCGCTCCATACGATCGCGGAGAAGATCGGCCAGCGTGCCTTCGTCGTCATCCTTTCGGACCTGTTCACGGACCCAGAAGGCCTCGCCGACGCACTCC is part of the Haloferula helveola genome and encodes:
- a CDS encoding alpha/beta hydrolase, whose protein sequence is MRSIFVVPLMAALFSLPALSKESYPVHPDSVRQQGVPVGKVTRHLCKSEIYPGTIREYFVYVPAQYDGTKPAALMVFQDGHAFVKEKGEFRVPVVFDNLIHKGEMPVTVAVMINPGVFGDHLDSAQGWNTPKDMKSNRSVEYDTPDGTYARFLETEILPEVSKSVKLSDDPSKHAICGNSSGGICAFTAAWERPDLFRKVVSHIGSFTNIRGGYHYPYLIRKTEKKPLKIFLQDGSGDLDNAHGNWWLANQQMAAALKFAEWDYKTVWGEGGHSGAHGGSIFPDTLRWLWRD
- a CDS encoding diflavin oxidoreductase codes for the protein MIRLPDDAPFTPEQRAWLEDFLSKALAGVAIPSAPTGPAVPVTILWGSQTGNAEGLARKLGKRMKKGNFEPEIFDMAEYDRERLPKEKNLLIITSTYGDGEPPDNAADLYEWILSDAAPQLGDVSYSVLALGDTSYPDFCKCGIDFDQRLAALGASKIQDRVDCDVDFDDEFKAWSEGVIGVLSPEFEVVPGAVSALDQQEEGYSKKRPFPSTILNNFNLNTGGAKETHHVELSLEGSELVYEVGDALGVVPANPPEVVDEILANLPFKTDTEVPLPDGTEGPLRDALIYSYDIGTINKSLIQKWQERSGSPFLRSLVEADDKKAFEDFSWGRDLIDLVVDHPADFADGEDFVGILKKLQPRLYSIASSPNAHPGEVHLCVGIVRYESHGRKRGGICSTFLSDRSDGTTPGVFVHSNKAFRLPESGDTPLIMVGPGTGIAPFRAFLEERKISGAKGANWLFFGNPHQSTDFLYEDELTAFKEDGTLQRLDLAWSRDQKQKVYVQNLMTENGAELWKWLGEGAAFYVCGDASRMAKDVDAALHEIAEKHGGMDAEAAAEFVKQLKKDKRYQRDVY
- a CDS encoding glucose-6-phosphate dehydrogenase assembly protein OpcA gives rise to the protein MSETLSMHPELGREVPIGSIDRELHQLWEEDDARTNASLINLAVYSEEPDALVRNSAAVRELTREHACRAILIGIDREAEEASIRAWITAHCHLSHGQKSVCCEQIAFALTGRATGRLRNTVFAHLNSDLPLILWWQGELSPIFSERFYSLVDRFVFDSSSWKDPLDSFSRILEASETSNRLVVQDLSWTRCYQFRVSVAALFDDPVASESAGAIQSVRIVHHPDHRLTALQLLAWLAVQAGWRDGLELHLADSRRGGNGESFSFESATGQAITATLVPDADGPPLGRLEIEAGEVRIDVVRDPGSSHLLRRLECGGHRSESPAPVDPDGSVELVGEQLSRGGKNSLYRKILPRFLELLSC
- the zwf gene encoding glucose-6-phosphate dehydrogenase is translated as MSNPFREDLVSRNRPQPCTVVIFGATGDLTHRKLVPALYNLAVDGELPPGVKIVGFARRDKSDAEFRAGLEELNRKVSRSGHDDEIWDRFVESIHYHKSEFTDDDGYRRLAERLDEIDRDRGGKGNRLFYIASAPEFFDDILEHLKQAGLNESAEGCWSRVIVEKPFGTDLATAQHLNQVVNRTFEEKDTYRIDHYLGKETAQNLMVLRFANAIFEPLWNSRYIDQIQITCSENLGMEGGRGGYYDKSGALRDMVQNHLLQLLSLVAMEPPTDLSADGVRDEKVKVIRSLRQWDTAKKVAENVVRAQYTAGHVDGVSVPGYCEEDRVDPESQTEAYVALRLMIDTWRWSGVPFYIRMGKRLPKKATEISVHFKAPPCVLFSALPGGVPGGNVLVIRIQPDEGISLRMVSKIPGTSLRLEPVKMDFHYATSFGKGSPEAYERLLLDAMAGDATLFARRDEVEEAWRFIDHIERAWHESDSPPPMAEFVAGTWGPKEADDLLTADGHSWRRL
- the rpsD gene encoding 30S ribosomal protein S4, whose amino-acid sequence is MARYTGPRAKISRRFGVALFGSSKALERRNFPPGQHGLRAGRKKKSDYSIALGEKQKLRFQYGVLEKQFRGYYEEAARRRGVTGEILLQLLEQRLDNVCYRLGFGNTRAAARQLVNHGHVLVNGTKVDVASYQVKPGDKIKIGSKPSAQQLALRMMDLTQSVPLVDWLTLDRETMEGIVERVPERSDIDPLVNEQLIVELYSR
- the rpsK gene encoding 30S ribosomal protein S11; protein product: MADEETKNEAPDTGSEEAAAAPKAETPKTEETPAAPAAEAKGEEAKPEDGGAPKKEEKRDIFAEIAGAEEGQIKIHKAKGSKNISKGIVHVTATFNNTIVSVTDASGNTIGWSSAGKMGFKGSRKSTAYAAQVVSQDACRQAMGHGLKEAEVRVKGPGSGRESAVRAVQALGVDVTGIRDVTPIPHNGCRPKKARRV
- the rpsM gene encoding 30S ribosomal protein S13, translating into MARIFGIEIPNEKRIEASLRYIYGIGTTTASRILEHAGIDPNLRTGQLSEDQLVKIGTVIQSEGIIIEGDLRREKQAQLKRLTSINCVRGIRHKRGLPVRGQRTRTNARTRKGKRKTVGVKK
- a CDS encoding DUF1080 domain-containing protein — its product is MLIRLLVAMALVSVATAEESKWVSLFDGKTLEGWTSSNGGKPGKGWEVVDGSIHRAAKSGDLISAEEFDDFELEFEWRVSPGVNSGLKYRVRKTPAGWIGPEYQILDDAKHSNGKNPKTSASAMYVMFPASESKALAPVGEWNRSKIVVSGKKLEHWLNGKLVVAAEVGSEAWAAAKKSSKFAKIEGYGEPGPGKILLQDHGGEVWFRSLRIRAL
- a CDS encoding AAA family ATPase, yielding MDDTLTDSPAPEPVPTPTSDPAPAPAPEPAPASSEFQLPPDDVAAIDDLGKTYAAFKAELSKAIIGQEDVIEKLAICLFARGHALLMGVPGLAKTLLVSSVAQTFDLSFNRIQFTPDLMPADITGTDIIQESGVGGRREFEFVKGPVFANIVLADEINRAPAKTQSAMLEAMQELKVTVLGHTYDLQPPFFVLATQNPVEQEGTYPLPEAQLDRFMFLIEVDYPDAEEEKQIARATTGSARPELNHLLDGQKVMAYQSLVRRVPVPEHLYDYAVAIVRKTRPALTEAPDWIRDYVAWGAGPRAVQYLILGAKARAALHGNYMASLEDIEAVAASVLGHRVITNFAAESQGMSSKKVVERLIKEMAES
- a CDS encoding DUF58 domain-containing protein — encoded protein: MSYEFLDHDLLTRLGALPVESRMPMIGNVAGKHRSPNRGSSVEFAEYRKYVPGDDTRRLDWKAFARSDRFYIKEFEADTNLRAYFVVDASGSMAFSGHGESKVEYARRIAASLAYLLVNQGDAAGLSLCTEKLHLEVPPSRRAAHLQRIFETLKNLEPEGETGLVPALHTIAEKIGQRAFVVILSDLFTDPEGLADALQHLRYRKHDISVFHLMDPQELSFDFERPHRFVDMEDGTALVVEPALVAEEYHSALKDFMAAVKDKCHDANADYQLVPTDTPLEPLLREFLTARLPKGK